The following is a genomic window from Chryseobacterium sp. StRB126.
TACGCAAAGGTAATAATAACCTTAGTTTATTTAAAGAATTTTTATTATAATTTATGTTCAATTCCGTTTAAAAGCATTGCTATAATTCCTACAAAAACCCATAAACGTAATATGCTAAGAGTGAGAAAGTTGCTTTTCCTGGTGGAATTTAAAAAGAGATAGATACAAATAATCATTACAAATAGAGTTCCCGCAAAATAGTAAGTCATAAATCCAGTGACTCCGGTTTTAGTAATAATTTTCATAGAAACACCCATTGTTATCAGGAGTAAAGATATAAGTATGATCTTTGTGTTTCTACTTTTAAAATAATTGGGAATAGTGATATACCCAAACGTTTTATCTACACTTCTGGTAAGGGTGTCTTTTACAATATCAATACATAAAAGGATTAGAAAAAGAAAAACAGCCATCAGAAAAACCTTCTTGGAAAAAGTTTCGTAATACACCATCATTCCAAAGAAAGGATACAGAGTAAGGCTTACAAAAGTGAGGTTATTCAGTATTAATATCCTGCTTAATTTATGACTGTACAGCCACATAAAAAACTGATACACCACAAAAAAGAGGAAAACGTTATGGGAAATTATCCAGGCTATTCCTAATGAAATGGCAGTTAATCCCAGATAAGCATATAAAAAATACTTCTGTTTGATGAAGCTTTGAATCCTGGTTCTAAAAGGTTTTACAATATGGTCTTTCTCCAGATCATAAAACTGATTGATAATTCCGCCTGCTAAAATGGTAAGAACAGTACAGAAAATAATCCCGTGCACTTTAAAATCAAAGACAAAGTTTCTGAAAGATTCTTCCTGATTAAACAGAAAAAAAGTAGATACATATAGGGCAAATGTCAAGAGAGCAGCCACAAAAAAACGGGCTCCAAGTAAAAAGCCCACGAATTGTGAAAATCTGTAATATAGAGATTTTGAGATATATCTTTTGGATTGGAAAGTTTCTTTTTCAGAATTCATTTCCAACCTGTTTAAAATCTATAAATCACTTCTTTTTGGAAACCTTCAAGCATTTTTTCTGCTTTTTCGTAGTCCTGGGTAAAGCCTAAAATATAGCCTCCACCACCGCTTCCGCAGAGTTTTAAGTAATAAGCGTTGGAATCCAGACCTTTTTTCCAGATGTTAAAAATACTTTCAGGGATCATGGGACGAAAATGTTCATACGCCCAATGAGAAAGTTTTTTAAGGTTTCTGAAGAAAGGATTCATATCTTTTTTAAGGAAAGTTTCTATACAAGCATTATTGTAACGGATAAATTCTTCTTTCAGCGTTTTACGGAAACCTTCTGTCTTCATTTTTTCAAAGAAGATCTGAATCATAGGTCCTGTTTCTCCTGTAATTCCAGAATCAATCAGGAAAATAGCTCCTTTTCCTTCTTGTCCTTCAGGAATGGATACTCTGTCTAAATTTTCTTTATTTTCGATAAGTATAGGCAGGTTCATGTAGCAGATCAATGGGTCCATTCCTGAACTTTTTCCATGGAAATAGCTTTCCATTTCACCGAAAACTGCCTTTAATTTTTTAAGATTTTCCTTAGAGATATTTTCCGGATTCAGTTTACTAATTGAATATTTTTCAAAAATAG
Proteins encoded in this region:
- a CDS encoding UbiA family prenyltransferase, producing the protein MNSEKETFQSKRYISKSLYYRFSQFVGFLLGARFFVAALLTFALYVSTFFLFNQEESFRNFVFDFKVHGIIFCTVLTILAGGIINQFYDLEKDHIVKPFRTRIQSFIKQKYFLYAYLGLTAISLGIAWIISHNVFLFFVVYQFFMWLYSHKLSRILILNNLTFVSLTLYPFFGMMVYYETFSKKVFLMAVFLFLILLCIDIVKDTLTRSVDKTFGYITIPNYFKSRNTKIILISLLLITMGVSMKIITKTGVTGFMTYYFAGTLFVMIICIYLFLNSTRKSNFLTLSILRLWVFVGIIAMLLNGIEHKL
- a CDS encoding mevalonate kinase, which gives rise to MTNPLFYAKIILFGEYGMIEDSQGLVVPYSFYKGALKFSDLASEFELNSNRHLQKYSNYLTTLDLSDDFTLDIESFKKDISKGLFFDSNIPQGYGVGSSGALVAAIFEKYSISKLNPENISKENLKKLKAVFGEMESYFHGKSSGMDPLICYMNLPILIENKENLDRVSIPEGQEGKGAIFLIDSGITGETGPMIQIFFEKMKTEGFRKTLKEEFIRYNNACIETFLKKDMNPFFRNLKKLSHWAYEHFRPMIPESIFNIWKKGLDSNAYYLKLCGSGGGGYILGFTQDYEKAEKMLEGFQKEVIYRF